The nucleotide window GACTTTTCGATGAGGCTTGGATGGTCCGGCTCAAATCCTCCTCTGATTGATCAACAGGATACCATGCTTTCAAACCCCAATGGTTTGCCCCTAAGTGAACAAAACTACCGCCAATATTTAAATCCGTGAATAATTTCGTCCGGCGATCATCCAATTGTTCCTTCTTTAATTGCTTGATATCAGCAATCTCCGCGAACAAGTCTTTATAGTGAACAGGTTCACGTTTCTCCTTTAATAATTTGTAAGCAAGCTCAACCGCTGACTTTTCCAATACTTCATCCTGATCGAGTTCACGAGTCGTCACAGTGGCTTACACCCCTTCATTCAGAATACATTTTTTCTCGTGTGCATACCCACCATTATAAACATATTCCAAAAGTTTATGCCACAAAAATGATGAAGCAGGGGATCTTTTTTTAAAATATTGCCCGCCTATGTGGATAACAACGCATCCAGTTGCAAGCGGGTGTATTGTTCCAAGGTATAATGCTTTCTTAATGACCAGCGCCTAAATGTCCACATATGTCCTTTAACCGTTATATTTTCAGCCATAAGGCGGGCAGACGCTTCATTCATCGTCAGATAACCTTCTTCGCGGCATTCATCAATCACGTTTCGAATGTTTGCAGTCATGCTTTCGTCTTTTTTTAAAACGTAAGAA belongs to Salicibibacter cibi and includes:
- the rpoE gene encoding DNA-directed RNA polymerase subunit delta; this encodes MTTRELDQDEVLEKSAVELAYKLLKEKREPVHYKDLFAEIADIKQLKKEQLDDRRTKLFTDLNIGGSFVHLGANHWGLKAWYPVDQSEEDLSRTIQASSKSPDDQGSEHQDDDLEDLKDELDELASEDDADNSDKEELDGFGNDGQPEEKQDKEDKEDDQ